The window TTGGGTGATGTGGTTTGGTAGAAGAAATCCAGTGGCGAATAGTGGCTAAAATGGCATTTCTTATTTTGTCCACATGATGATAATTTCTTATAGCTATTGCATAGCATGTagaaaggttgtttttttatagcattCTTAGTTGAATTACCATAGCCCAGGTCATATAGGCTGATCTTATCCTTACTTCAGAATAAAACATGGCTGCGGAGAGAACCAAGTAGTTCGAAACCTGTAAGGCCGATGAATTGTTCTGTTTTACGACAATACCTGGGCTCAGATCTATTAATAAAACTCTCAAAAACAACCTGGTGTTTCCATCAGACAAGGTTATTTATCTCTGTGTAAACTTCTGCCCTGATCTTTTCCATAAAATTTCAGTTGATTGCATCAATGCCGAAgaacctttaaaataaaaattaaaaaaaagattgtaaagtcagctgaattattttttttaaatagtttttctaaaaaaaaaaaatataagttagttttaattatatcaaagaaatacaatgtgatttctttttttatttatctatatccAGAAATTTAAGTATTGTATTGTATAATATAGTCTAGAATTAGCCCAGCCCTAtgtacagtttaaaaaaaaaaaaaagatccattgatgtttgttttttctacaaTAGTGATAACATTTATATCGAAAGTTAgaatagttagatctagatctatttcaataataaaaattattttacctgGGTAGTTGAGTCTTGTTTCCAAAGTGAATGTCAAAGTGGTAACTAGACTAGAACTAGAACTTGTAGAGAAGAAAATTAGTTATTATCtaggtctaagtctaagtctagatcagaTCTTGTAGTAGTGAAACTGTTGATAAtccagctagatctagatcacataTGTATTGCTAGCTTTGATAGGCTTTGGCCTACTTGATTGAGAGGCACCAGTTATCATGTGGTAaggatgtttttgtttagatctagttgatcATGTTGATGGCATTGATGGGAATATGAATGAATAATCAATGTGAATATAGCGATGTCGATAGGGCCTCATCTCAGCCTAGCCTGCCGGCTAATAGTCttataatgtctagatctagaacgaCGAATCTAGGCTAAGGTCTattctttttagttttcatgctagatctagatttagaagttgAATAATAAGTCAACAGGTAGAGCATCTAAAACTATATCATCAATGAAACGTAAACAAccatgttttgtttatgttcaAACTAATGTCGATAGGGGCGGAAGCCCAATGCCGACCaatcattttgtcggaaataataagatactataaataaatatattttacactcTCGGTGACCACGGGTTTCCGTTCAAAGCCGAAACgctatttatattatttcggAGATACGGTTATTTTAGGAAAGTGTAAGAAACGACGGTTTCATTGATGCCAAATATGCCTAGGTCGAATATGACTACTCAAAAGTATTCAATGCGTTACCAAGGGTATTATTTACATGCAGATTCGGAATtagatgaaataaacattatacaTGCTCTAGAAAAATgactaaaaacaatatttaaagttaaaaattacACATTTCAATGTTCAATACTTGTAGATAAATGGATAAactttcaaataatgaaataaaaaaaaagttcgattttttaattttaaatatcgatattttGCTCCCTAGTGGTGGTCCTCTTCCCCTTAACTAAGAGATATTATGCACAAATACTAATCTGATGCTAAGTGGTGAAACAAGGAGTGATGCATTAATAATACATATTCAAAGGTAGCACTAGACGATGAACCATAGAACCTCCAGTTTGACAACTTTGCCTAGCAGCAACATAGGACCAGCTGAACAAACCACTCAATGAgccagattaaaaaaaatttttttttgagtggtGGTGTTTCGCCAGCCTGCCCTTTGCCACCCAGAGGTCAATGCTGACACGACCCACCCAGTCCCATCCTCACCTTTCAATTCTTTCATCTTCACATACAATCTTAGCAGAGCTGACAAAAAATAGCCGTTAATTGTTGAATTGTAAGGTCCATAATTCATGTTCTAGACAGGACTGTCCATTATttcactttatttactttatcaGTTGCTCTCATTAAAAATTTGGTCCCTTATACTTCCTTTAAATATGTAATAAGGATGTCCtgtggcagagtggtaaagtATCTGACTTCTGAACTggttcctgggttcaaatcctggtgaagactgggattttttaattttgggatctttgggagcccctgagtccatccagctctaatgtgtaactgacattaattggggaaatgTACAGGTGGTTGGTTAATTTTGAATGGCATATTTtttgtagaaaaatattttgtccATTATTGAAAACTGTGGCTGGTGATTGTattattgccattattattaaattattgtgcTTATTTTACCAGCTAACACTGTGACAGCTTGCCAAAGTTCAAGTACTGGTTGTTTTAGCTCTGATGCATCATCACGACCATGGTAACATAATTTTGCAAATATGCTATTCATGCactaatttttttgtgtgacatAGCTTATATTATCTCATTCcctttgtctgtctgggtggatttttttttttacactatttttttctctcacattccattctcagattaagttgaaatttatgcacacttattcattgtggatgacaacacaggaatcaataaaaagaaaaatagaaaaaattgctttaaaaaaaacaaataacaaattgagtgtaattgtatcaatattATTAGGTTAGACCAGTATATGTATGATTGACCTTAGAcatataaatctgtgtgatagaaatatttttactaattgtttttgtttagcttttaactttatcaatcacttgtctggacaagTTGTGAaatgggggagggaagaagggggtatcttgttgaatgtttacatgattgttttttttaaatgcataaaaaatgtttactcagggctcaagattcctcaaggggactaattcaacttataccaccacatcttttaactatgatttctttcccttgttcaagataccaaacaaaataattaattagctatagttaattaactaattggtgattttttttttaattgatcattgttttgtcaggtaaaagaaataattgtgcaaaagttcagcttgatccgagattgggtgtggggaGACACATTtacaagctttttaccagacagacagacagagtaagttaatataagtttttgaaaaaaaaagttaaccagttagataattaattagtggtaattgattaattttgtaatatatAGAAATAGGGTTGAAAAACTTGCAAAATTTAGAGATGTGACAGTGATTGAACAGTGTTATCCCTtcacattatatatattttttttattttgcttgtttttgtttGCACTTTTTTAAACTCAACTTTATTTTATCAAACAGGTCTAGGTCAAGTGTGGGTTCAGTTCCCCCAAGACCAGAATCTGCTTCTGGTAGGGGTGTAAGTACACCAACGAAACAGATTTCTTTACAAGCAGTCAGGCGAAAGGATGATAGGTAAGACCTCagcaattaaatttgtattttagtttcaaatttttctTGGGGAGTGTGGGAGTGAAATTAATCATTTCAAGATCATTACATACAGCTTAGGttctacaaattaaaaaaaaaaagaagtaaaataaatcaCTAAAATAATATCCTTGGGTTTGTGTGGTGTCTTGACTTGCCAATAAATGAAgtgaataaatctagatcttgactGGTTAATCTACAACACTGACAAATAAAATGGATATAAGTTTCTGTCATTCTCCTATGTGACCCAGAAGTTGTCTAGCTTATTAATGTAGTGGTTCAACACATACATTTATAAATTTGCACTCTAGTGACAAACACAGCAGAAAAAAGCAGTtgcctaataataatatagcacactttgcttgtttttttaatgactatAAGGAGTTTAATTGATAGTTGCATTTTAAATGATGCTACTATTTTAAACCCTGTTAGCAAGGATTATTAATTTAGTGTTTTTAGGATGTCTTAGAATCCACCCAAATCTAACTGGTACCTGACACTTTAGTTAATCAGCTAGAAACATGAAAACCACCACCACCAAAGCAGATACATTTAACATCTTCTCCATGCAGTTTGAAAGAATTTTACTACAAGCGCAGGACTGCAGTAGTTTAGTACTTAAGACGTGTTAATAAGttattttcttcattattttcacattaaacaacaacaacaaaaaattaacctaGAAAATCTTTCTCAACCTTTGATCATGcaaaatttctttcaataaaatgATTACTCtcttaaagttaaaaaatactATCTAAAAAGGTGCTTCATACAATTATATAATTTGTcttgaccctttttttttaataagacccaaatattatctttttttacaatacctctattctaGTCAGAATTTCATgaaaacctggacacggatttcAAAATCAGCtatattttcctagaaatttaacagttgatgttttcaatgaaaaaagaattactagctctttGGCCACATgtggaaaactctagtttgtccgttataatttttcaaagtaaaaaaatgaaataaattaaaaattggctttaaGAAACATGGTGCAGCCGTTGTATACTactgagttgtttattaaattaaactggATTTCactttattgatagattatctaagctttgcttatatttttacatcTTATACAGATTGCATATATTAGATTtttgatctagaactagatctaagagttttgtctatattatgaaagtacaaataaacaataaaaaaattacctgTGGACAATTAAGTAGCTCATGCAACATTGTTGGTACATTGAGCTGACGGTAACAAATTACAAGTTCGATCCCCGGCagaagaacattttttaaaattaattttttaaacattttatttatagtggacgtattgtctttttataaaatatattataaatgtttttcttgttaaaatctaaataaaaattgtattataaGAAAGGATTTAGCTtccttaaaattaattaaaactaatgCAATTGCAATTTTATACAGCATTTTTCCTTACAATGACAAAGATTTCAAAGTATCTAAATATGACTTGCTGATAAAAAATACTTTGGATAAGATGGAACATGCTGGtaatttgtttctctttttatttacttttaaatctttacaaaaaaaaagtttttttagttgtctttcatttaaaattttattttattttataatattaataattgaaTAAGTAACCAGTTATATTCTTAATACTGCTTCAacaacatcttttttttctttacataattgttaaagtattttttaatgtatttttttgcatttatCTTAGATAAATTACAACACTGGGAGGATGATCAGACCAGGTAGGTCGCATTATGAAGgcacatttaaaaatacaaatccttatttgtaaagaaattaaataaaaatttggtTTCTGCTTGTtagaatatatacatatatatataactttactgccctaaaaagcctcaagtcaaaaaaatcccctggacccgataaaacaacaaatgaaatgattcggggactaggatcacaggcccaaaactgtatacttaactttatcaaccatacatggaaaactggagacataccacaggaatggagaaccgcaaacataatacccattttaaagaaaaataaaccacctggagacccaaaaagttatagaccaatatctctaacatccaacattggcaaaatggcagaaaaaatgatcaataaccgactttattggtggctagaaagtacttgctcactccacatTGCACAAGCCGGCTTTAGAAAAggaagtagaacagaagaccacctctttcgttttatccaggacacagtagaagggtttcatgaaaacaagcacactacagcagtatttatagatttgcagcaagcctatgatagagtgcggagaaaaggtctatttttaaagatgaaaaaaatgggcatccatggaaaaattacagctggatcaggccattcttaaaaaacagaaccatccaaacccgatttGAAGGTGCTATCTCTagtaaaaaagtttggaagaaggactaccacaaggttcagcccttagctgcactctctttctaatcttcatgaatgacctcccggacctcatttcggtcaataaggcactttatgcagacgaccttctaatttggactacagagaaatatccagtgctgactagatccaaactaaatagagccctcacaactatctccacatattcaaattATGGAagatggaaataaacaaagaaaagtcagtttattcaatctttagccacatcaacaaaacagcaaaaagaaactacatcctaaaaatagactctcagccaataaataaagaagaaaatccaacatatcttggtgtaaaactagaccaaagactgtctctaaaacactttatggcagatttgaaagaaaaggcatcacaaagattaaacataataaaacacctagcaggaatatcctggggagctgaaaagaaaaccttaagacagttatacactggatatgtcagatctgtaatggataactgtctctccatacaagtagctgccaacaaaacctatcaatcatcattagatacaatccaaaaccaagccttgcggctaattagtggaggtatgagaactactcccacagcagcctgtgaaatagactccaatattgaacctcttaagttaaggcgcaacagagcagcattagaagctattgagagatacagaaggttggaggacgatcatccaaataaattactaacacagagaaataggaaaaacaacaaaaaaaagcaaaggactctgatccaacttactgacaaattagccctaaaacaccacctacccaataacagagaaaaacttaccaggttttcaaacattacacccggactaaactacaaacaaccaaccatcaaaacacatttactaaataacaccttaacaaaagaatctaatccactggagctcaaagtaggcatgcttgaaacaattgaaagctatcaaaaaacagctatccatatttatacagatggattggctttcaaagctaccatcaatgctggtcttggtgccttcctggtcttccctaaaaataaacactttgagataagcgcaccctgtggcgattactgttcaaacttccaagccgaaattgaggcaattaccatagcactacagacagtggaaaacaaattatatgaaggagtgcaaccaccatcagatattgttgtctttacagtctcccaatctactctgcaagcacttaacagcagcacctcaaacagaccaagagagttgacaacactcattgtgataatccatcagatgatatcaaaattaaatatcaatatcacactacagaggatccctggacacattggcatcatgggaaataaaaaggcagataagctatcaaaggcaggttcatctatggaacaaccagatagacctgttaactacctcaccctaaggtcaatgttagtcaacaatcacaaagaggagtggctcaaccaatgggcatcaggaaacacaggcagagccatgtacaaagaaatgactacgcctaacaaactggacagtattaacttcctcccccgcaaagaacaatctacaatcttccaactaagaacaggacacacaccactattaaattaccacctgaacaaaataaactccacacaactacccctttgcagacactgcgcccacccctttgaaaccgtaaacaatatcctctttgaatgcccctccctaatccaccttaggcagaccctgcttccactacagcccaacataaccaacaccctgtatggcagtgctgaacaactgaagaaaacagcacacttttttcccttggcacagtctgcaaaagagctcacagctcagcagcaataaagctggctagaagaagaagaagaagaatataacTTTATCTGGAACTTATCATAGATAGATTTTTTAATCTTGAGATATTACAatgtctctaaaacattttgAGTATGGTATAAATAAACCTCTGGATGATATAGTTTTTAACTTGAGTCTTACTTAGTTACGAATagggaaattaaatttagaACTGCCATGCATATATTTGCATGTATTCCCCTggcaaaaaagaaagaaacagttttAGAAATGGTTgccattattttcattattatactatcataaaatgtatttgtatgcCAACAAAGATATAGCATCCAATATATTTAGCTGTGTTAtgcattgaataaaaaaaaaaaagtgttagtaATTTGCATTTTGTGTCTCTATTAATTTGTGTGTAGTCAAGGTCAAAAGTCCCAGCATGCCACAAAGTTACGTCTGCCAGTTGAAAATCTGCTTCAAGAAAAAGCTTTCAAAGATGAGGAATACAAATTTGATTTCATCAGTagtataaatgtaaaaaaagttgGTAATCTTAAAATTGCTGATGATAAAGAAGATTCTGATGAAGACAATAAAAGTGATGGGGAAGAATCTGCTCCTGTAGAAAGAAGAGCTCCAAATGAACTTCTAATGGAGGTTATTATGACAAAATACTAAAttagaatatttgtttttttctctgtttgttcaaatagaacttttaaaccataataaaaatgttttggataaaaaaaataagtgaagTAGCTTAAATTACAAAGAGAAATCAAATAACAGACTGGAACCATATAAAAATGCTTTCACAGTTTTTATCTTGACAAATATCATGTGAACTTTAGTATGAACCATAATTATGacaaaaacacacaaatgtaataaagaaaaaaaaatgtttggataTCATCTGATCTTTATCAAACTACTTTTTCTCTTAAAGACCATATTtagcaaacacattttttaatataatctttacaGTTTATAGACTGCCTTATGaaaaaggactataaaaatgcTGAGAAGTTATGTCAGATGAGTatgttatttatgtatttatttgtcaaAAGAGTacatttaagtttctatttcatttccatagattttatttattaaattaaaaaaaaacctctaaTTCCTAATTGACATTTATAGTCTATGTGATATATCTTTATGTAGTTTTGTTGTTTGAACCTAAGAATCCTGAAGCATTGAAATTTCAACCATTGTTGCAAAGAAAATTAAAGCTTGGTAAGTTATAAAACATTAGATCACATCCTGTCAATTTCCTAaactctttgtttctttttattattaataaagtcATTTTTTTCCAGGTTGAGTTgctaaccttttttttcatttaaaaaaaaactgatataaaatgataaaaacagtgcttgcgctccatcatgggcAAACGGtagcaagaccgcactacaaacagtgatgtccttgcgaacgtcggtatggacagtatagagggacttcttatggtctgacAGTTATGATAGGTAGGGCATATATCCcatatgggggacgaacatatgccaaaggcagtcttttttggtgagctaaaaggtggtcgacttAACAGAGGCACCCCACGGAagcgctttaaagaccagcttaggcgccaacttgccttagctgacatagaagagagcacctggttgcatgcggcctcagaacgagatagctggaggtcactcacaaagcctcaaaggctgcgggatacacatttgagaccaaaggaaaatccactgccgaggacagatgcagatgtcgaaaagaaaatctaaatcgaccacctgcggacaatggttatgcttgccctgcacagccatgggaaatactgcattcctcacttatcttcagactcaaagacaagacttattattattattaaatcaattttaaactttgtacttgaaaagaaagaaaaacaagtcGAGACTTATATAGAGCTGAACCCTTTGATTTCTTGagtaatgaagattattatgtaCCAGCACAAACCTCCTGTAGGATGGCATTGGATGGAAGTGGGCAAGGTTTGATTTCGGACCCATTGCAACAACAGACTGAAATGCAAACCAAATGACCAGGCAGCTATTAAGGTTCTACTACCAGATTCTCTTTTTCCCTTGCCTTCGGAATACAATAGTGTTAGCTTTCATTCccaaattaattttgtaaaagcTACAAAAAGATGTCCAATAGTATTACTTTGATTTACCATGATTGACAT of the Biomphalaria glabrata chromosome 11, xgBioGlab47.1, whole genome shotgun sequence genome contains:
- the LOC106055078 gene encoding uncharacterized protein DDB_G0283697-like produces the protein MDLNPALSARSTPSARKLIKQSGSLEIIKGDANTVTACQSSSTGCFSSDASSRPWSRSSVGSVPPRPESASGRGVSTPTKQISLQAVRRKDDSIFPYNDKDFKVSKYDLLIKNTLDKMEHADKLQHWEDDQTSQGQKSQHATKLRLPVENLLQEKAFKDEEYKFDFISSINVKKVGNLKIADDKEDSDEDNKSDGEESAPVERRAPNELLMEFIDCLMKKDYKNAEKLCQMILLFEPKNPEALKFQPLLQRKLKLDERAALAGDDEDDDESSSDDSDEDSFDDSDDMTSSDESTDLEEKEDKEKELNTISEQSKVAQNPARTILQMIFGGDSPEFINPDTKIDLAEEIKKLDDF